A single window of Scomber scombrus chromosome 12, fScoSco1.1, whole genome shotgun sequence DNA harbors:
- the eef1a1a gene encoding elongation factor 1-alpha 1a — protein sequence MGKEKLHINIVVIGHVDSGKSTTTGHLIYKCGGIDKRTIEKFEKEAAEMGKGSFKYAWVLDKLKAERERGITIDISLWKFETSKYYVTIIDAPGHRDFIKNMITGTSQADCAVLIVAAGVGEFEAGISKNGQTREHALLAYTLGVKQLIVGINKMDSTEPNYSQKRYEEIVKEVSTYIKKIGYNPDTVAFVPISGWNGDNMLEPSPNMTWFKGWKISRKEGNASGTTLLEALDAIQPPSRPTDKPLRLPLQDVYKIGGIGTVPVGRVETGLLKPGMVVTFAPVNVTTEVKSVEMHHEALTEALPGDNVGFNVKNVSVKDIRRGNVAGDSKNDPPQEAANFTAQVIILNHPGQISAGYAPVLDCHTAHIACKFAELKEKIDRRSGKKLEDNPKALKSGDAAIVDMVPGKPMCVESFSEYPPLGRFAVRDMRQTVAVGVIKAVEKKVPTTGKVTKSAQKAQRNK from the exons ATGGGAAAGGAGAAACTCCACATCAACATTGTCGTGATCGGCCATGTGGACTCCGGCAAGTCCACCACCACGGGCCATCTTATCTACAAGTGCGGGGGCATCGACAAGAGAACCATCGAGAAGTTTGAGAAGGAAGCTGCCGAG ATGGGGAAGGGATCGTTCAAGTATGCCTGGGTGCTGGACAAGTTGAAGGCAGAAAGGGAGCGTGGTATTACCATCGACATCTCACTGTGGAAGTTTGAAACCAGCAAGTACTATGTGACCATCATCGACGCCCCCGGTCACAGGGACTTCATCAAGAACATGATCACTGGGACCTCCCAG GCTGACTGTGCTGTGCTAATTGTGGCAGCCGGTGTGGGAGAATTCGAAGCAGGTATTTCCAAGAACGGACAGACCCGTGAGCATGCCCTCCTGGCCTACACTCTGGGAGTAAAGCAGCTTATTGTGGGCATCAACAAGATGGACTCCACCGAGCCAAACTACAGCCAGAAGCGATATGAAGAAATAGTGAAAGAAGTCAGCACCTACATCAAGAAGATTGGCTACAATCCGGACACCGTTGCCTTTGTTCCCATTTCAGGCTGGAATGGAGATAACATGCTTGAGCCTAGCCCCAAC ATGACATGGTTTAAGGGGTGGAAGATCAGTAGGAAGGAAGGCAATGCATCAGGGACCACACTACTGGAAGCTCTGGATGCTATCCAGCCCCCCAGCCGTCCAACAGACAAACCTCTTCGTCTGCCCTTGCAGGATGTCTACAAGATAGGAG GTATTGGAACAGTTCCTGTGGGCCGTGTGGAAACAGGCCTCCTCAAGCCTGGCATGGTGGTAACCTTTGCTCCTGTCAATGTGACCACTGAGGTGAAATCTGTGGAGATGCACCATGAGGCACTGACGGAGGCCCTCCCTGGTGACAATGTGGGCTTTAATGTTAAGAATGTGTCTGTCAAAGACATTCGCCGTGGCAACGTGGCTGGTGATAGCAAGAACGATCCACCGCAAGAAGCAGCCAACTTCACTGCTCAG GTGATCATCCTTAATCACCCGGGCCAGATCAGTGCTGGTTATGCTCCTGTGCTGGACTGTCACACTGCTCACATCGCCTGCAAGTTTGCAGAGCTCAAGGAAAAGATTGACCGCCGCTCTGGCAAGAAGCTTGAGGACAACCCCAAAGCCCTCAAATCTGGAGATGCTGCCATTGTGGATATGGTTCCTGGCAAGCCCATGTGTGTTGAGAGCTTCTCTGAGTACCCTCCACTGG GTCGTTTTGCAGTGCGTGACATGCGTCAGACTGTGGCCGTTGGCGTGATCAAGGCCGTGGAGAAGAAGGTCCCTACCACTGGTAAAGTTACCAAATCCGCCCAGAAGGCCCAGAGGAACAAATGA
- the cgasa gene encoding cyclic GMP-AMP synthase encodes MAGRGKPRKAKSLDTECVKSPTRAEETRCSGRSFTEDKHNGTMKEQKPKKRQQKNPTHNEEKQSVQSIQIEKPTKYFPEEEIGKPQKTSKDITRASVRGTKAKSCAGRAKSPEQFAEETMKTQPEIPKDKTKASPKTKTAKPRNGKAKSPEPIAEETMKTQPEIPKDTTKASPKTKTAKPHNGKAKLLEQMVEEIKMTQPETCIKYSVQFIEAKTCAGTIKSPEEVMKKRQKSFESITKACEPQDKVGVDSILYTTLEKLRIRRNDRSDASKVINDIIKSIVEHLKKNSQSFQEVQEPLRTGSYYENLKISSPDEFDVMLPMPVTRVDIQPFGDDGAFYSVALKRGKSPLHKFQDETGILSASEMLKEFREEVTKCVKPFKEWVLTRKKKGCPAVTLTTEVNSVTISLDFVLCLVVKSSWPPFTKDGLKIEGWLGTKVRQKYKYLPYYLVPKYEGKGTVECDGVLAKDIWRVSFSHVEKDILKNHGSEKTCCEEAGVRCCRKDCLKLLKHLLSLLKERESFDKFCSYHAKTTLLHACCSRTKDTDWQALNLGHCFQIFLKEFEGHLQKGVLHNFFIPTQNLLSGVREEKCRSLAQCIRNERYNGFPIFK; translated from the exons ATGGCTGGGAGAGGGAAACCACGCAAGGCTAAGAGTCTCGACACTGAATGTGTTAAGAGTCCAACTAGAGCTGAGGAAACAAGATGTTCAGGAAGAAGCTTCACAGAAGACAAGCACAATGGCACCATGAAAGAACAGAAACCAAAGAAAAGGCAGCAGAAGAATCCAACCCACAACGAGGAGAAGCAGTCTGTACAGAGCATCCAAATTGAAAAGCCCACAAAATATTTCCCGGAGGAGGAGATCGGAAAGCCGCAAAAGACATCTAAAGACATCACAAGGGCCTCTGTCCGGGGCACGAAGGCCAAAAGCTGTGCTGGGAGGGCCAAATCACCTGAGCAATTTGCAGAGGAGACAATGAAGACCCAACCAGAGATAcctaaagacaaaacaaaggcttctccaaaaacaaaaacagcaaaacccCGTAATGGTAAGGCAAAATCACCAGAACCGATTGCAGAGGAGACAATGAAGACACAACCAGAGATACCTAAAGACACAACAAAGGCttctccaaaaacaaaaacagcaaaaccaCATAATGGTAAGGCAAAATTACTAGAGCAAATGGTAGAGGAGATAAAGATGACACAACCAGAGACCTGTATAAAGTATTCTGTACAGTTCATCGAAGCAAAAACTTGTGCCGGCACAATAAAATCACCAGAGGAGGTAATGAAGAAGAGacaaaaatcatttgaaagCATCACAAAAGCTTGTGAACCACAAGACAAGGTCGGAGTGGACTCAATCCTCTACACAACTCTGGAAAAGCTGAGGATTAGGAGGAACGACAGATCTGATGCATCAAAAGTCATcaatgacattataaaaagtaTAGTCGAGCATTTGAAAAAGAACTCTCAATCCTTTCAAGAAGTACAAGAACCACTACGTACTGGAAGTTACTATGAAAATCTAAAG ATTTCTAGCCCTGATGAATTTGATGTCATGCTGCCAATGCCTGTCACCCGAGTGGACATTCAACCATTTGGAGATGATGGAGCCTTTTACAGTGTGGCATTAAAACGTGGCAAGAGTCCTCTGCACAAATTTCAGGATGAGACCGGCATTTTATCTGCCAGTGAAATGCTCAAGGAGTTCAGGGAAGAAGTAACGAAATGTGTCAAGCCATTTAAAG AATGGGTAttgacaagaaagaaaaaaggctgtCCAGCAGTGACCCTGACCACAGAAGTCAATTCAGTCACCATCTCGCTGGATTTTGTTCTCTGTTTAGTGGTTAAATCAAGCTGGCCACCTTTCACCAAAGATGGCTTAAAGATAGAGGGTTGGCTGGGAACCAAAGTGAGGCAGAAATACAAGTACTTACCATATTACCTTGTCCCAAAATACGAGGGCAAGGGTACAGTGGAATGTGATGGAGTCCTTGCTAAAG ATATTTGGCGGGTTTCATTCTCTCACGTTGAGAAGGACATACTGAAGAATCACGGATCGGAGAAGACATGCTGTGAAGAAGCCGGAGTACGCTGCTGCAG GAAAGACTGTTTGAAGCTGCTGAAACACCTCCTGAGTTTGCTGAAGGAAAGGGAGTCATTTGACAAGTTCTGCTCCTATCACGCCAAGACCACGCTCTTGCATGCCTGCTGCTCCAGAACTAAAGACACTGACTGGCAGGCCTTAAATCTGGGTCACTGCTTTCAGATTTTCCTTAAAGAGTTTGAAGGCCACCTGCAAAAAGGTGTACTCCACAACTTCTTTATCCCAACACAGAACCTGCTCTCTGGTGTTAGAGAGGAAAAGTGCAGAAGTCTGGCTCAGTGTATCAGGAATGAACGGTACAATGGCTTTCCCATTTTCAAGTGA